The Desulfitobacterium chlororespirans DSM 11544 sequence AAACTCCCCTTGGCTAAGGCTTAGAACGGAGCTTATCAGCCTCTCCGCCTGTTCCCAGGCCATGGTCCAGGCGTCCAACACCACATGGCTTTCCTGGGGCATCAGTATGCCAGCCGTTCCCTCCGCATTCAGCCAAGCTCTCAGTGCTGTATAGCGCCTAAGATATCCCTCCTGCCTCTGCCAGGGAGGGTGAAAACCGGCTTCATGTCTTGCCTGAAAGTAATCGGACAGGTTTGCTTGCCGCAAAGAGCATCCCCGGCCCGCATTGGCGCAGGCCAAAGGAATCCCATCCTGGTACCGGTAAACATAAAGGTCGCGTTTTTTTTGAAAACCGATCCCTTCATAGCTCTTAGCGGCATAATTGTGACTTAAAACTTCAAGCTGAATTCCCTTCAATTCCAGGGACTCCGCTCTTGCCAGTTGATCCTCTAAAAGGGGGCGAAACAGCCGCCGCCCCCTAAACTCCGGATCGATACAAGTTCCCGCAATCCAGCCCATCCGGTCTTCCAGGGCTAAAAGAGCAAAGCCGAGAATCCGCTGGGAATCTCTCAAGGCCGTGGAATGGGACAAATCGATCCGGCACTTCTCCAACCAGGCTTGCATTTGTGCTGTTGAGTAGCGGATTTCGTAGGAATAGCCCTGCCAGCAACGATTCCAGGCCAGAGTGAGCTCTTCAATGCCGACATCCGCCAGATGTGAATAGTAAAACATGAACGGCAGGCTCCTTATCCCAACTACAGTTTAGGGGTGAGAACAGAGGGATTAACGCAGTGTGGCGGCCGCTGCCCCTGCAGAGATGCAAGCAAATTCTGAGCAGCCAGCCGCGCCATTTCCCGACGGGTTTTAACGGTTGCGCTGCCGATATGGGGAAGGGCCACACAGTTCGTCAGAGTCAGCAAGGGATGATCTGTGGGCAAAGGTTC is a genomic window containing:
- a CDS encoding GNAT family N-acetyltransferase, which translates into the protein MFYYSHLADVGIEELTLAWNRCWQGYSYEIRYSTAQMQAWLEKCRIDLSHSTALRDSQRILGFALLALEDRMGWIAGTCIDPEFRGRRLFRPLLEDQLARAESLELKGIQLEVLSHNYAAKSYEGIGFQKKRDLYVYRYQDGIPLACANAGRGCSLRQANLSDYFQARHEAGFHPPWQRQEGYLRRYTALRAWLNAEGTAGILMPQESHVVLDAWTMAWEQAERLISSVLSLSQGEFVLTNQPKDWLTAYLSRQGVNPSDIQYEMIYPMHPIQSANIE